One window of the Clostridium sp. MB40-C1 genome contains the following:
- the ltaE gene encoding low-specificity L-threonine aldolase, producing the protein MRYIDLRSDTVTNPTDKMREAMFKAEVGDDVYGDDPTMKELEEYGAKIVGKEAALFVPSGTFGNQLSLFTHCNRGEEVILGDDCHIVAHEVGASSVIAGVQLRTIMSNKGELDPKEIEKRIRRSEEDIHFPGTGLICLENAHSNGRVISLENMKEIYDIAKKHNLPVHLDGARLFNAAEYLKVDASEIAKCCDSVMFCLSKGLCAPVGSILAGSKEFIDKARKKRKLMGGGLRQAGFLAAAGLIALKEQVKYLKNDHENAIFMGEELSKIKGIEVRKEDIHISMVFFSIKNTSCSSEKFVDGLLKKGIKINGEENGEIRFVTNYWVTREDVIYVINCVKELVE; encoded by the coding sequence ATGAGATATATTGATTTAAGAAGTGATACAGTTACAAATCCTACAGACAAAATGAGAGAAGCTATGTTTAAGGCAGAAGTAGGTGATGATGTTTATGGCGATGATCCTACTATGAAGGAACTTGAGGAATATGGAGCAAAAATAGTGGGAAAAGAGGCCGCTTTATTTGTTCCAAGTGGGACTTTTGGAAATCAACTTTCTCTTTTCACTCATTGTAATAGGGGCGAAGAAGTTATACTTGGTGATGATTGTCATATTGTAGCTCATGAAGTTGGAGCATCTTCTGTAATTGCAGGTGTTCAACTTAGAACAATAATGAGTAACAAAGGAGAATTAGATCCAAAAGAAATAGAAAAAAGAATAAGAAGGTCAGAGGAAGATATACATTTCCCAGGTACTGGTCTTATTTGTTTGGAAAATGCACATTCTAATGGAAGAGTTATATCTTTAGAAAATATGAAAGAAATATATGATATAGCTAAGAAACATAACTTACCTGTTCATTTAGATGGAGCTAGGTTGTTTAATGCTGCAGAGTATTTAAAAGTGGATGCTAGTGAAATAGCAAAGTGTTGTGATTCTGTTATGTTTTGTTTATCAAAGGGGTTATGCGCTCCTGTAGGTTCTATATTGGCTGGTAGCAAAGAATTCATAGATAAGGCAAGAAAAAAGAGAAAACTAATGGGTGGCGGACTTCGCCAAGCAGGTTTTTTAGCAGCAGCAGGGCTTATAGCATTAAAAGAACAAGTAAAATATTTAAAAAATGATCATGAAAATGCAATTTTTATGGGAGAAGAGCTTTCAAAGATAAAAGGAATAGAGGTTAGAAAAGAGGATATACACATAAGTATGGTGTTTTTCTCAATAAAGAATACTAGTTGTAGTAGTGAAAAATTTGTTGATGGTTTACTTAAAAAGGGAATAAAAATTAATGGGGAAGAAAATGGTGAGATAAGATTTGTAACTAATTACTGGGTTACTAGAGAAGATGTTATTTATGTAATAAATTGTGTAAAAGAATTGGTGGAGTAA
- a CDS encoding DUF1893 domain-containing protein: MINKKTKDIKMAKKYLIENKVSLVIVKDGQVIIEESGRGIKPLFKAVLEKAEIIDGGVLADKVIGKAAAMLAVKGNIKKIYTKMISESAIQVLSNNDISVEYELKVPYILNRDKTDSCPVEKMAKYEDDTERLIEKIKEFLKY; encoded by the coding sequence TTGATAAACAAAAAAACAAAAGATATAAAAATGGCAAAAAAATATTTAATAGAAAATAAAGTATCTTTAGTAATCGTAAAAGATGGACAGGTTATTATAGAAGAGTCAGGTAGAGGAATAAAGCCGTTATTTAAAGCTGTTTTAGAAAAAGCTGAAATTATTGATGGCGGAGTACTTGCAGATAAGGTTATAGGAAAAGCAGCAGCTATGTTAGCTGTAAAAGGAAATATAAAAAAAATATATACAAAGATGATTAGTGAAAGCGCCATTCAAGTTTTAAGTAACAACGATATATCTGTAGAATATGAGCTGAAAGTTCCTTATATATTAAACAGAGATAAAACAGATTCATGTCCTGTAGAAAAAATGGCTAAATATGAAGATGACACTGAGAGGCTTATAGAAAAAATAAAGGAGTTTTTAAAGTATTAG